The sequence GATCTAGTCGCTTATCGATGCCCAATATTTCGAGTTTATTTGCCGGCAGCCATTGCCAGGTGCGTTTTACATCGAAGAACAATACCAGAAATACCACATCTTCGGTGTAGTTTTTGCGCAAAGCAAGCACATCGGGCGGCGGTGCCGGCAAGGGCACACCGTTGTAGACAAAACCCTTCGGTGTCTTGGGGTCGAGTATGAGCGCTGGATACCAGGGATAACCACGGCACTTGGCCCACACCAGCTGCAGCGGCTCAAGTGGTGGCTTTAGCAAAGTGGTTGATGTAGCCGTCGCCGCCGCCTCTTCGGTGTCCCCATCCGCACCTTCAGTCATTAAATCTGCATTTGCGGATGCAGGCCTAGATGATGAGGATGGCGTAGGTGTCGCTGCTGCAGCACCGCGTGTATTGTGTGTATTGTTGTACTTCAACTTGTTGTTAAGGCTCGCTTTTCGACGTCTAGCATTATTCGCGATGGGTGTACTAGTTGCGTTCGCGTTAGTGGTGGGTGTTGCCGATCTTGTCACCATTTGCTTATTGAATGAGCGCGTTGTTGTCTTTGCGGTGGACGTTGTCTGTGCTGCATTAGCGTTTGTTGTATTTTTCGCATTCGCATTCGAATTCGAATTCATTTCGGTTGAGGCTTTCTGCTTTTGTTTCGTACGTGTAGCGTTACGTGGACGTTTCTCCGAGGGTGTTGGTGTACGTGTTGCGACACTTTTTGCATCTGCCTCGACTTTATCGCTCGCTACGCAATCGTTACTTTCCTCAGCACAATCATCACTATTCGCACTATCGGTGCTAGCACTCACCACTTCACCGTTACCTCCGCCAGCGTCCCCTTCTCTATCAACATCTGCCTCGCCAGCACTAGCGACTCCACGCATTTCAGCATCGCCGTCGCGTCCCTCTACCTCTTCATCGTCTTCACTCTCCTCATCGCCATCGCCATCGCCATCACCCTCGCCATCATCCTCACCGTCGTCCTCCTCgtcgtcatcgtcatcatcgCTGCTATCATACTCTGAGCCAGACCCACTGACACTAAAGCCAGAACAACTACTGCACGGACTGCCCGACATGTCACTTAGATCGTCGTCATCACTTTCGCTGACGTCACGTTCATTGTTCGCGCGATACACCCGAAAGCTGTCTGGTATACGATCGTAGTTCGGTGTGGACGTTAACGCCGCAACACTTGGTGGCACATTCACAGATGACGGCGTACTTGGTGTTAGTGTGGCATTTGGTGATTTTTTTGGCGACATCGATGAACTCTGTCTCATTTCTGATAGTCGCTTATGACGCGCATTTCGCTTTGGCGATTTACCAGCTACCGCACCCAACACCACACCTGCTGGGAGGCCCAAACTAGCACCTAGTGGAGGCAAATGGCTGCCACTTAATTTATTGCTTATTGTCATAGCTGACGAGGCGAGTGTGGCTGCTGCCACCGCGCCAGCAGCACTCGCCGTACCTGTGGTTGAGTTGTTGTTAATCGGTGTGGCCGTCGCAGACATTACTGCGGATTCATCCTTAACGGGTGTAGTGATTTCAGATGGTCGCTTAAGGGCTGCTTGTGCTTTACGTGTGAATAAAACCGCAGTTCTGGACGGTTGCCAAACGCGCCAATCAGAACAAATGAAATGGAAGAGAGAGGAGAGTGTTATGATCAGCATAAGATCATGGTGCAATTTATTCTAATAAAAGCACTGtgagaaatatgtaaataaacacACTAATTCAAGACTTTTTGTGCGACATCCTACATCTTAGAATAAAAACACAagaggaaatttaaaaaaagatcaaCAAAATTTTAGACAGGCAACCTGGATTTTATATACAGTTATAAATTGGACcgcctaaataaataaaaataggaaaCTGCTAACTAATGTAGTTGGAAAGAGTTTTCATATGCacaacattttataaatattggtCCTGTGGATAATTcctgtatttattttaatagccGAACGATATAAAAAACATCTACGGAACATAATTAGGTAAATGTTGCGGCATGAATATCATATGAAGATTTATGttgtaaaattgttttaagGGATTCTCTTggtcaacttaaaaaaaaacaatagattttATGGCAAGTGTATCGGCAACTACTTTACATTCGTGCACAACAACGTTTACGGTACTCTAGATATTTATTCACAGTGCTATGCCGTTTAACTACTTTTCGTTTTCAACGagtaatttagtttttaaggCATCTTCATTGTATTTTTCAATACAACTGGTCCCACTATTTAAGAATGCAACTCATACATGCAATGCCTACCTTCGGTTCACACCCACAGGTGATGCGCTTTTGTTAAGACTCTTTATGGGGCTGCATGGCGGTGTTTGTACTGTTGTGGTAGCGGTTTCTTTAGACTCCTCGCCCATTGTATCGTCGTCATCGACTACCATCATATTAGCGGGAACTTTGCGCGAACGTTTTGATAAGTTATTTTGCACTTGCAGTTGATGTATACCGGATggctgttttaatttttctgtatgaAGCATAACTTCGTTACTGTGctcatcttcatcatcatcgTCGTCATCGCTTTGCGAATTCGCGCTTATATTTGAGTGGCGCtgtaataagaaacaaattattgcataattaattttaataaatatatctcCTAGCGCCGAAACTTACAGCAGCAAGTTTTGCTTTCTGCATAGCTTTACGCATGCGTGTTATTTCCAAGCGTATTTGTTTGATTTTCTTCGTACGATATACGGGATTCTTGAGAACCTGTGATTTATCCGCAAGTATAAGCAACTTTTGTACAATTTCTTCGCATGGTTTCGCCTCTAGCAATGTTTTTAGTTCCGCCTCCACCTCCTGTTCAACATGATCTTCGTGCTCGGAACGCGAGTTATCTAGCAAACCCTCGCGTTGCAGCTCCTTACGCACTTGTTGGAAAAGTGGTGCTGCTTGATCACGCATGCGTATACCAGCACGATAGAAAACAGTGTCCTTATTATTATAAGCCAGACAATTTTGTATCATTAAGTCGAAATCGATTTCTAACTGCTCCAGCGTTGTGTATTGACCCTGTTTCAGTTTTGTGCGCATCGTGCCCAGATCCATTGGATGCTTCACAATGTCCAAATAATCAGGCACTTCGACTGTGTCCACCGGTTCACGGAATATTTCACTAGTATCTTTAGCTTCGAGTGTATCCAGTAGCTTTGTCAATGCCGATTCAAGTGGATTCACTTGTAGCATTACAACTTGCTCACACATTTTTACAAAGGCAGCTTTTAGTTTTTCACGCTTGCGTACTAGTTCACAAAGTAAACGCGCACGCTCTAAATCCTGGCGCAGGCACTGCCAGTATTTTAACTGCTTATACAATTCCTTTGTGTCAGGTGAGCCtaataaatagaaacaatttaaagatattattaaaataatactgtttggttttttgttatataacattaaatatgtcaaaaacggaaaaagttgtgttataagaaatttagttctgcctataataaaaaagtatgctttttacgaaaataattatttcgtcTTCAGCAGTTACTGTATGGTTAATCGCTACTACAGTTAGTAACTTTTAGTGTGGGGTAGGAGCTGCTAGGCGAAACAAAATGCAAACCTTCAATACCATTTCGATGAATTACACCATGATTGTTGCCTTGACTCTGCAGGCGGCGCAATAGCGGCACACCATTCCGGTATTGCCGTTTCAATGTCCAATAAGCTATTAGCCTATCCAAAAATTGTTGCTTCTTTTGCATGTGTACCATGCCCGAGATCTCCTGCACACGATTGGGTGGAATTGTTGGTATGAGTACAACGGGCGCCGTCGAACGTTTTTTGGCCAGCGCTTTTCGGGCTTCCTTCATTTTCATGCGTGTATCTTCCACCTCTTTTTGATTGGTTTTTAATTTAGCATCCGCCGGCGTATGCGCATGACAGTAAGCATACTTTTGTACATGGACTGAAGAGTCGTTGTGACCATCTTTAACCGTATCCATGGTCATGTACAAACCAGCCTGCTGCGCGCATGTTACATGGAAAGCAGCATAGCAGCTATTGCGCTGACACTGTATGCACGCGCCCAAACCCTTTTCTTTGCAAACATAACAGGTGAGTCGCCAACGCGCCGCCGGAATGGTCTCAATGGAAtctgttttaaaataaagtaatactAAATTTCCGATTCAATTATTGTTTATCGACAGTTTGACTTACCAATGGGTTCCAGAAACACCGTATTAGCGAAACGCACTTCGGGTATCCAAAGCGCGCATACTACATGTGCCCACTGACCACGATCGGTCTGTTTAAAAGCACCACCGGCATTCGGGCACAATACACAACTCACGGGGGTACTGGGCGATTGCAAACAGCGTCGGCACAACCACTGTCCTTCCGGAATGTACGGAACACCGTAACAATCCTGATGCACGGCCAGATTGCACATATCGCAGAAGAGAATCACGTTTGTGTTCTGGCACTCGCCATCCATGCAAATGCAACACACTGCATCGTCGTCAACTTCCACACCAGTTGGCGTACCATTAGCAGCAGCTTGAAAGTACGACTCTTTTTCTAATCGATCCATTAAAAGTTCCATAGTGTCTATGCTGACAGAGTTCAGGCCAGCTTTCTCACGTTGTTCATTTATCCATTCTAGCCACGCCGAATCCTCCTCATCCACATCGTACTCAATTTCACCATCCAACTCTTCAGCTGATTTCTCTATGAAACGATAATAGGCGAGTGGGCGTGGAGGCGCGTCAGGCACATGGTAGTCTTCGATTTCATGATAACGCGCCTCAGGCACTTTTACACGCGCCCACGACGCATTCTCTTCAAGTGGTGGTGCATCAGCATTTAAAATACAGCGGCGCGCCACTAATTCAGCATACTCCTCATCTTCAATAAACGGCAGCGGTTCATCGATAGCTAATCGAACACTCTTACCATCAATATTGAATTGTACTGTTTGCTCTTCTTCATTGTAACTAACTAGTGATTCGGGATTCGCCACCTGATAACCGCCACCATTAGCGCCGTTGTCATCACCCATTCCCTTCGGTGTTTTCGGTGTTGAGTGATGTGCTTTCCGCGCCTTTTTTCGGTTTGGCGTTATAATTGGTGTTATTGGTTGTGGATTGTCATGATCATAGTTAAGCAAGTGGTATTGGAGTCCCACCACTGTTTTGTAGCTGCGATCGCACTTGGCCACTGGACACGCGTACGGCGGTTGCGCTTGCTGTAGCTTCACGTTCTTGCAATACTCGATCGCATCAAAATCGAGTCCCATTGTATGTGTAGTTGGTGTTACTGATAATTCTGCTTGGTGCTATTGCAAAAACCGTTCgctatatttgcattttatatgcaaaattttCGCGTGCAACTATATTTCCGTAGCTTTTTCGCTTAATTTACGCTTCGTTTTGTATTTCTCTGATTCACACGCAAATTCGCTGTCATACAAATGGCGCAAAGTGACAGCTGTTGCAGCTTGTCAAACTGGTACGAACACGAAACGCATAAGGGAAAACCGGATGAACGGTCGAAAGCAAAAGGTTATTAAATGTGATACAAGAATTACTGCACAAGTTCGGATTATTCGTTGTTTTggtactaataataataataaatatttcgtgGACAATTTAATAAAACTCCAAAACTAAAATATGGCTACTGAAAATGTACATATGCCGTTAAACATGAAAAACAAACCGCACAATGGCACTCAGCGTTCAAATTGATAGTGGTGTTGCCATACCTAATATTGAAACTATTTTACAAAGGTGCAAAACATATGCCGTGCCCCAAAAATTGCATTCCAAATAGCTTTTTATTTACAAACCTCTTAAAATAATCGAAGGGGAATCGCATTTTAAATTGTAttgttttactatattttaacTCATAGAGTACGGGGTCTATTTTATAACATAACGGGCGAAGTAGGGTAACTTGGGTCCCCCGAACGAAAAACTTaccttataattataaataaataattaaataatagaatGCCGCTAATAAGTTTTTatacagaatttaaaataaaactaggtAGTCGAGGGAAAATGagagaaagaaattatttacgaAGTTATCAAAGAAAACCTAATCTTGGGGGACCTAAAGTCCTCACTcactaaataaatacaaaaaataaaatattacttttggGCTTTCACATTATGTTTTTCTTCCATATTGGATttgttttaaacacattttttatttatataattgttaTACTCACACATTGTGCAAAAGGGTATTATAATTCTGTTCAAATAACGGTTGTGTGCTAATATCCATGTTAATCCGTTCGCCCATGAGCACGATAAttcgaacaaaaattaatatatttcaatgaatatTACACTGTGTCCAAGGTAGTTTGGTATGTGGACGTAATATCTGTTATATATGAAGCAAATTGACTCCATTTTTGGATAAATAATGAACCCATTAAAAGAAATACGAAATAAGTaaagtattgaaaaatgatCGATGCCACGCCTACTTTTTGGTAAATGCGTGTATCTCTATAGCGATTTAATATTACTTGCCTAAACTTGGTACATGTGTTGCGCTCCACCTCATTTAGATCCGCCATAACCTTTATCGGCATCGGAAAAAACTACGTCTACTTGTTTATATATCaagactaaatttccgtccGCCTATCTAATGTACAATGTAATGTAAAACTTGGTACACGTATTGCTCCCTATCTCATCTGTATTTGATGTAATGATTATTGAGCTCGGATAAAATCCGCGTCCACTTTTCATGTGTCAATACCAAATTTCCATCCTTCCCTGTAATGCTACAAGCTATAACTCCGATTGCCTATGCCAGcccaaattgaattttaatttaaagttgagcTCGGATCGAATTTagccttgtttttatttaatatcgaTATAAtcattataataattttcaaacaccAATCTATATTCATCTGATATTATATGGAGAGCTTCAAGCATAGCAGTTTTTTCTTGTTGCGTACATTGACATTTCCCCAAAGCTATTAAATCCCACATAAAAGTCATAGTAACCACATACTCAATGGATTGAATGCCACATTGATCCGCAGTGCCTCTGAGACAGAATTTAAGAATGTGCACTATTTGGCTCAGCTCACTATCAGTAAATTCACAGCCACCTTAAAAATggatataaataataaagttaaCAGAGATAATAAATTCTTTACAAAATTACCATTATATGACAAGATACATGCGTTCACCAATTCCAATGCCAGTAACAACTTTAAGGAATGAAACTCCAACAGAAAGTCATCAACcaatttaaaaattcgaaaaaacctGGCCCGATTTTCGGCACTATTTGTGTTTTTAAGTAATTCCTTAAATTCTATATACCATGCAGTATCTTGTTTCTTTTTACATACTGGACAAGATACTACTTCCAAGGGCACATTTTTATCACCTTCTGTTTGCCACCAATTGAGAGTTGAACTTTGGTTAACAATTGGTACAAATTCTTTCCGGCAGTCTGCATTTTGGCATTTGTATAAATGATACTTCAACTGAATGGAGGGATATAAGTTTATAAAACCATTGTTTATAAAAGATAAAATATTGTTAAGGGATTGAATCTTACGTAAGCTGCGTCTGGATCCTTTCGTTGGCATTGCACACAAGTACAGTCAAAATGATAAATATCTCTTAAGTAGCTCCGTCGTACATCTCTCAACGATTTGCGATAGT is a genomic window of Anastrepha ludens isolate Willacy chromosome 6, idAnaLude1.1, whole genome shotgun sequence containing:
- the LOC128866278 gene encoding bromodomain-containing protein homolog isoform X1, giving the protein MGLDFDAIEYCKNVKLQQAQPPYACPVAKCDRSYKTVVGLQYHLLNYDHDNPQPITPIITPNRKKARKAHHSTPKTPKGMGDDNGANGGGYQVANPESLVSYNEEEQTVQFNIDGKSVRLAIDEPLPFIEDEEYAELVARRCILNADAPPLEENASWARVKVPEARYHEIEDYHVPDAPPRPLAYYRFIEKSAEELDGEIEYDVDEEDSAWLEWINEQREKAGLNSVSIDTMELLMDRLEKESYFQAAANGTPTGVEVDDDAVCCICMDGECQNTNVILFCDMCNLAVHQDCYGVPYIPEGQWLCRRCLQSPSTPVSCVLCPNAGGAFKQTDRGQWAHVVCALWIPEVRFANTVFLEPIDSIETIPAARWRLTCYVCKEKGLGACIQCQRNSCYAAFHVTCAQQAGLYMTMDTVKDGHNDSSVHVQKYAYCHAHTPADAKLKTNQKEVEDTRMKMKEARKALAKKRSTAPVVLIPTIPPNRVQEISGMVHMQKKQQFLDRLIAYWTLKRQYRNGVPLLRRLQSQGNNHGVIHRNGIEGSPDTKELYKQLKYWQCLRQDLERARLLCELVRKREKLKAAFVKMCEQVVMLQVNPLESALTKLLDTLEAKDTSEIFREPVDTVEVPDYLDIVKHPMDLGTMRTKLKQGQYTTLEQLEIDFDLMIQNCLAYNNKDTVFYRAGIRMRDQAAPLFQQVRKELQREGLLDNSRSEHEDHVEQEVEAELKTLLEAKPCEEIVQKLLILADKSQVLKNPVYRTKKIKQIRLEITRMRKAMQKAKLAARHSNISANSQSDDDDDDEDEHSNEVMLHTEKLKQPSGIHQLQVQNNLSKRSRKVPANMMVVDDDDTMGEESKETATTTVQTPPCSPIKSLNKSASPVGVNRRTAVLFTRKAQAALKRPSEITTPVKDESAVMSATATPINNNSTTGTASAAGAVAAATLASSAMTISNKLSGSHLPPLGASLGLPAGVVLGAVAGKSPKRNARHKRLSEMRQSSSMSPKKSPNATLTPSTPSSVNVPPSVAALTSTPNYDRIPDSFRVYRANNERDVSESDDDDLSDMSGSPCSSCSGFSVSGSGSEYDSSDDDDDDEEDDGEDDGEGDGDGDGDEESEDDEEVEGRDGDAEMRGVASAGEADVDREGDAGGGNGEVVSASTDSANSDDCAEESNDCVASDKVEADAKSVATRTPTPSEKRPRNATRTKQKQKASTEMNSNSNANAKNTTNANAAQTTSTAKTTTRSFNKQMVTRSATPTTNANATSTPIANNARRRKASLNNKLKYNNTHNTRGAAAATPTPSSSSRPASANADLMTEGADGDTEEAAATATSTTLLKPPLEPLQLVWAKCRGYPWYPALILDPKTPKGFVYNGVPLPAPPPDVLALRKNYTEDVVFLVLFFDVKRTWQWLPANKLEILGIDKRLDQQKLVESRKPTERKAVKKAYQDALHYQSQVSDLEGQGPDPIM
- the LOC128866278 gene encoding bromodomain-containing protein homolog isoform X2, translating into MGLDFDAIEYCKNVKLQQAQPPYACPVAKCDRSYKTVVGLQYHLLNYDHDNPQPITPIITPNRKKARKAHHSTPKTPKGMGDDNGANGGGYQVANPESLVSYNEEEQTVQFNIDGKSVRLAIDEPLPFIEDEEYAELVARRCILNADAPPLEENASWARVKVPEARYHEIEDYHVPDAPPRPLAYYRFIEKSAEELDGEIEYDVDEEDSAWLEWINEQREKAGLNSVSIDTMELLMDRLEKESYFQAAANGTPTGVEVDDDAVCCICMDGECQNTNVILFCDMCNLAVHQDCYGVPYIPEGQWLCRRCLQSPSTPVSCVLCPNAGGAFKQTDRGQWAHVVCALWIPEVRFANTVFLEPIDSIETIPAARWRLTCYVCKEKGLGACIQCQRNSCYAAFHVTCAQQAGLYMTMDTVKDGHNDSSVHVQKYAYCHAHTPADAKLKTNQKEVEDTRMKMKEARKALAKKRSTAPVVLIPTIPPNRVQEISGMVHMQKKQQFLDRLIAYWTLKRQYRNGVPLLRRLQSQGNNHGVIHRNGSPDTKELYKQLKYWQCLRQDLERARLLCELVRKREKLKAAFVKMCEQVVMLQVNPLESALTKLLDTLEAKDTSEIFREPVDTVEVPDYLDIVKHPMDLGTMRTKLKQGQYTTLEQLEIDFDLMIQNCLAYNNKDTVFYRAGIRMRDQAAPLFQQVRKELQREGLLDNSRSEHEDHVEQEVEAELKTLLEAKPCEEIVQKLLILADKSQVLKNPVYRTKKIKQIRLEITRMRKAMQKAKLAARHSNISANSQSDDDDDDEDEHSNEVMLHTEKLKQPSGIHQLQVQNNLSKRSRKVPANMMVVDDDDTMGEESKETATTTVQTPPCSPIKSLNKSASPVGVNRRTAVLFTRKAQAALKRPSEITTPVKDESAVMSATATPINNNSTTGTASAAGAVAAATLASSAMTISNKLSGSHLPPLGASLGLPAGVVLGAVAGKSPKRNARHKRLSEMRQSSSMSPKKSPNATLTPSTPSSVNVPPSVAALTSTPNYDRIPDSFRVYRANNERDVSESDDDDLSDMSGSPCSSCSGFSVSGSGSEYDSSDDDDDDEEDDGEDDGEGDGDGDGDEESEDDEEVEGRDGDAEMRGVASAGEADVDREGDAGGGNGEVVSASTDSANSDDCAEESNDCVASDKVEADAKSVATRTPTPSEKRPRNATRTKQKQKASTEMNSNSNANAKNTTNANAAQTTSTAKTTTRSFNKQMVTRSATPTTNANATSTPIANNARRRKASLNNKLKYNNTHNTRGAAAATPTPSSSSRPASANADLMTEGADGDTEEAAATATSTTLLKPPLEPLQLVWAKCRGYPWYPALILDPKTPKGFVYNGVPLPAPPPDVLALRKNYTEDVVFLVLFFDVKRTWQWLPANKLEILGIDKRLDQQKLVESRKPTERKAVKKAYQDALHYQSQVSDLEGQGPDPIM